ACTGCTGCACCGTCGCACTATCAAGGACGTTGGGAATCAGGGCATCTTTGATCTCGGCAGCCGTAGTGTTCTGTTCAAAACGAATCTGGACCAGGGTGCCCCCGGCAAAGTCGACACCATAGTTCGGACCACCTTTGACAATCAGTGAACCGATTCCGATGAGAATCAGGACAATAGAGAGCACGAAGGCCATGTTGCGCTTACCAACAAAATCGACATTAATATCAGGTTTAATCAGCTGCATCACACTCTCCTATATGCTCAACTTCTTGACCTGACGACCTTCAAAGACCAGATCAAAGATCAGACGGGATACAAAAATCGCGGTAAACATCGATGCGATAATACCGACAGACAAGGTGACGGCAAATCCTTTAACCGGCCCGGTACCGAACTGGAACAACACCAGAGCAGCAATCAAAGTGGTGATATTGGCATCAACGATGGTGACAAACGCTTTGGCAAAACCGGAGTCAATCGCCACCCGGGCGCTTTTACCATGGCGCAACTCTTCACGAACGCGTTCGAAAATCAACACATTGGCATCGACGGCCATACCGACCGTAAGGACGATACCAGCCAGACCCGGCAGGGTCAGGGTCGCTTTAAACAACGACAGCATCGCCATGATGAACAGCAGGTTCAGGGCCAGAGCAACGTTGGCGACCAGACCGGCACCGCGATAGTAAATCAGCATCATCAGCACCACGAGCACCGCACCGATGACAACGGAATTGATCCCTTTGGAAATGGAGTCATGGCCCAAAGAAGGTCCGACGGTGCGGTCTTCAAGAATCTTGACCGGAGCAGGCAGGGAGCCGGCACGCAGGACAATGGCCAGGTCCGTGGCTTCCTGCTCGGTAAATGAGCCGCTGATCTGGGCACTACCGCCGGAGATGCGCTCACGGATATTGGGCGCAGAATAGATGGTATCATCGAGAACAATGGCCATGCGCTTGCCGACATTGGCAGCTGTAATCTGGTCAAAACGCTGGGCACCGACGGCATTGAATTCGATGGCGACATAGGGTTCGTTGAAACGGGTATCGATACGCACCTGAGCATCGGCGAGCAGATCACCGGTCAGCGCGGTTTTTTCAAACACGACCAGCGGATTTTCCGTGGCCTTCTTGGTCATCGGATCAACCCGGTGCTCATAAAGAATTTTCGTGCCGGGCTTCAGGTTGCCTTGCAAAGCCTGTTGAATATCTGCGGATTCATCAACCATCTTGAATTCGAGACGGGCGGTTTTTCCGAGCAGATCAATGGCCCGTTGCGGGTCTTTGACCCCGGGCAACTGGATGAGAATGCGATTGTCGGACTGACGTTGCAACACCGGCTCACTCAAGCCGAACTGATCGACCCGGTTCCGCATGGTTTCCAGCGCCTGACGCACCGCATAATCTTTAATATTGGCAATTTCCTCATCACTGAAGCGATAATTCTTTTCAATGTAGCCACCGGAGGCATCCAGTGTCATCGGCTCCAGGTTAGGAAAATTTTCTTGAATCAGGGCATCCACTTCGGCACCCGCATCAGCATCATACACCGTGATCACCATGCGATCATCGCTCTTGCGCTCAATTCGCTTGAAGATCACATCTTCATCACGCAGTAATGATTCCGTCTGGTCGACAACGCTATCCAGGCGACTTTCCACCGCCTTGTCCACCTCAACGCCCAAAACCAGGTGCATCCCGCCTTGGAGGTCAAGACCGAGATGGATGGGATCAAAGGCGT
This region of uncultured Desulfuromonas sp. genomic DNA includes:
- the secD gene encoding protein translocase subunit SecD codes for the protein MSNSIKLRGLLVLFCLVLSVLALGPTLMKDSLPNWWKNAFDPIHLGLDLQGGMHLVLGVEVDKAVESRLDSVVDQTESLLRDEDVIFKRIERKSDDRMVITVYDADAGAEVDALIQENFPNLEPMTLDASGGYIEKNYRFSDEEIANIKDYAVRQALETMRNRVDQFGLSEPVLQRQSDNRILIQLPGVKDPQRAIDLLGKTARLEFKMVDESADIQQALQGNLKPGTKILYEHRVDPMTKKATENPLVVFEKTALTGDLLADAQVRIDTRFNEPYVAIEFNAVGAQRFDQITAANVGKRMAIVLDDTIYSAPNIRERISGGSAQISGSFTEQEATDLAIVLRAGSLPAPVKILEDRTVGPSLGHDSISKGINSVVIGAVLVVLMMLIYYRGAGLVANVALALNLLFIMAMLSLFKATLTLPGLAGIVLTVGMAVDANVLIFERVREELRHGKSARVAIDSGFAKAFVTIVDANITTLIAALVLFQFGTGPVKGFAVTLSVGIIASMFTAIFVSRLIFDLVFEGRQVKKLSI